In the Oncorhynchus keta strain PuntledgeMale-10-30-2019 chromosome 14, Oket_V2, whole genome shotgun sequence genome, one interval contains:
- the top3b gene encoding DNA topoisomerase 3-beta-1, which translates to MKTVLMVAEKPSLAQSIAKILSKGSCSSRKGLNGACSVHEYMGTFSGQSVRFKMTSVCGHVMSLDFIGKYNNWDKVDPAELFTKAPTEKKEANPKLNMVKFLQVEGKGCDYVVLWLDCDKEGENICFEVLDAIEPVMNRPYGSERTVYRAKFSSITDTDIWAAMNKLGEPNRNEALSVDARQELDLRIGCAFTRFQTKYFQGKYGNLDSSLISFGPCQTPTLGFCVERHDKIQSFKPETYWVIQAKVFKGKESPLTLDWDRVRVFDREVGQMFVNMTKTSREAKVESVSKKEKAKQRPLALNTVEMLRVASSSLGMGPQHTMQIAERLYTQGYISYPRTETNHYHDNFDLKGTLRQQANNPFWAQEVKALLSEGLNRPRKGADAGDHPPITPMRAASEGELGSDGWRLYEYIVRHFIATVSQDCKYLQTTISFTIASESFSCSGKTLISPGFTEVMPWLGIPLEEAMPVCERGDVFTVEEIKLVERQTSPPDYLTEADLITLMEKHGIGTDASIPVHINNISQRNYVTVENGRKLKPTNLGIVLVHGYYKTDAELVLPTIRGAVEKQLNLIAQGKANYQQVLQHTLDIFKRKFHYFFDTIASMDELMEVTFSPIAATGKPLSRCGKCHRFMKYIQAKPSRLHCAGCDETYSLPQNGAIKLYKELRCPLDEFELVLWTSGSRGKSYPLCPYCFSNPPFRDMKKGMGCNECTHPSCQHSLNSLGIGQCVECEGGVLVLDPTSGPKWKMACNRCNVMVHFFEHAHRVQVTQESCEACEASLVAVDFNKTRSPLPDGETQHSGCVFCDPVFQDLVELKHATMRHPSMTRGGGARRGGRGRGRGRREKKPKDKMAALAAYFV; encoded by the exons ATGAAGACAGTTTTGATGGTGGCGGAGAAGCCGTCGTTGGCTCAGTCAATTGCCAAAATCCTATCTAAAG GCAGCTGCTCCAGTCGTAAAGGTCTCAACGGAGCATGTTCGGTCCACGAGTACATGGGCACTTTCTCAGGCCAGAGCGTGCGCTTTAAGATGACATCAGTGTGTGGGCACGTGATGAGTTTGGATTTCATAG ggaAGTATAATAACTGGGACAAGGTGGATCCAGCTGAACTCTTCACTAAAGCCCCTACTGAGAAGAAGGAGGCCAACCCCAAACTCAACATGGTCAAGTTCCTACAG GTTGAAGGCAAGGGATGTGACTACGTGGTTTTGTGGTTGGACTgcgacaaagagggagagaacatCTGCTTTGAG GTCCTGGACGCCATTGAGCCGGTGATGAACCGTCCGTACGGCAGTGAACGGACCGTCTACCGAGCCAAGTTCAGCTCCATCACCGACACCGACATCTGGGCAGCCATGAATAAGCTGGGAGAGCCCAACCGTAACGAAGCTCTGTCCGTAGACGCCCGGCAGGAGCTGGACCTGCGCATTGGCTGTGCATTCACCCG CTTCCAGACCAAGTACTTCCAGGGTAAATATGGTAACCTGGACTCATCCCTGATCTCCTTTGGGCCATGTCAGACCCCCACACTGGGCTTCTGTGTGGAGCGCCACGACAAGATCCAGTCCTTCAAACCAGAGACCTACTGGGTCATACAGGCTAAG GTTTTCAAAGGGAAAGAGTCTCCTCTGACTCTGGACTGGGACAGGGTGAGGGTCTTTGACAGAGAGGTGGGACAGATGTTTGTCAACATGACTAAGACCTCCAGAGAGGCCAAG GTGGAGTCGGTGAGTAAGAAGGAGAAGGCCAAGCAGAGACCTCTGGCCTTGAACACCGTGGAGATGCTTCGAGTGGCCAGCTCCTCTCTAG GAATGGGTCCACAGCACACCATGCAGATAGCAGAGCGTCTGTACACCCAGGGTTATATCAGCTACCCCCGTACTGAGACCAACCACTACCACGACAACTTTGACCTGAAGGGGACACTCAGACAGCAGGCTAACAACCCCTTCTGGGCTCAGGAG GTGAAGGCTCTGCTGTCAGAGGGGCTGAACCGTCCCAGGAAAGGAGCTGACGCAGGAGATCACCCTCCCATCACCCCCATGAGGGCTGCCTCCGAAGGAGAGCTAG GAAGTGACGGGTGGCGTCTGTATGAGTACATCGTGCGTCACTTCATCGCCACGGTGAGCCAGGACTGTAAGTACCTGCAGACAACCATCTCCTTCACCATCGCCTCCGAGAGTTTCTCCTGCAGTGGGAAGACACTCATATCGCCTG GCTTTACGGAGGTGATGCCGTGGCTGGGTATCCCTCTAGAGGAGGCCATGCCAGTGTGTGAGAGGGGAGATGTCTTCACTGTGGAGGAGATTAAACTAGTGGAGAGGCAGACCAGCCCTCCAGATTACCTTACTGAGGCCGACCTCATCACACTGATGGAGAAACACggcatag gtACTGACGCCAGTATCCCGGTTCATATCAACAACATCTCTCAGAGGAATTATGTGACGGTGGAGAACGGACGCAAGCTCAAACCCACCAACCTGGGCATCGTCCTGGTGCATGGATATTacaagacag ATGCTGAGCTGGTGCTGCCTACCATCCGTGGTGCGGTAGAGAAACAGCTGAACCTGATTGCTCAGGGCAAGGCCAACTACCAACAGGTTCTGCAACACACACTGGACATCTTCAAGAGGAAGTTCCACTACTTCTTTGACACCATCGCTA GTATGGACGAGCTCATGGAGGTGACGTTCTCTCCCATCGCTGCCACCGGCAAGCCCCTGTCTCGCTGCGGCAAGTGCCATCGCTTTATGAAGTACATTCAG GCCAAGCCCAGCCGGCTGCACTGTGCTGGGTGTGATGAGACGTACAGCCTCCCTCAGAACGGAGCCATCAAACTGTACAAGGAGCTGCGCTGCCCACTGGATGAGTTTGAGCTGGTGCTGTGGACCTCTGGATCCAGGGGAAAGAGCTACCCCCTTTGTCCCTACTGCTTCAGCAACCCCCCCTTCAGGGACATGAAGAAAG gtaTGGGATGTAATGAGTGCACCCACCCGTCCTGCCAGCACAGTCTCAACTCCCTGGGTATTGGTCAGTGTGTGGAGTGTGAGGGCGGGGTGCTGGTTTTGGACCCTACCTCTGGCCCCAAGTGGAAGATGGCTTGCAACAGGTGCAACGTGATGGTGCACTTCTTTGAACACGCACACAGGGTGCAG GTAACCCAGGAGAGCTGTGAGGCATGTGAAGCGTCCCTGGTAGCGGTGGACTTCAACAAGACGCGCTCCCCGCTGCCCGACGGAGAGACGCAGCACAGCGGCTGTGTGTTCTGCGACCCAGTCTTCCAGGACCTGGTTGAACTCAAACACGCCACCATGAGACACCCCTCCATGACCCGCGGCGGGGGTGCACGGCGTGGGGGGCGGGGCAGGGGCAGAGGGCGCAGGGAAAAGAAACCTAAAGACAAGATGGCTGCCTTGGCAGCGTACTTTGTGTAG
- the LOC118392839 gene encoding interleukin-17A-like, protein MQQLQHLRLLLLCVLALRQGLCVPLGGQCVEESFCTSSLQEYHAQLVSLPNRLNERSVAAWNYVEKIDLNRVPPVLYEANCLESHSCKGLDSTLGLETIPITLRMPVLRKNPRCTSFSLEFEPINIACICATSRQSGFLTDRF, encoded by the exons ATGCAACAGCTCCAG CACCTGCGTCTGCTACTCCTGTGTGTGCTGGCCCTGCGTCAGGGCCTGTGTGTGCCCCTGGGTGGCCAGTGTGTGGAAGAGAGCTTCTGCACTAGCAGCCTGCAGGAGTACCACGCACAGCTAGTCAGCCTGCCCAACCGCCTTAACGAACGCAGTGTAGCCGCCTGGAACTACGT GGAGAAAATTGACTTGAACCGGGTGCCTCCAGTCCTTTATGAAGCCAACTGCCTTGAAAGCCACTCCTGTAAGGGTCTGGACAGCACCCTCGGGTTAGagaccatccccatcaccctcaGGATGCCCGTGCTGAGGAAAAACCCCCGCTGTACCTCCTTCTCCCTGGAGTTCGAGCCCATCAACATAGCCTGTATATGCGCCACTTCCAGACAAAGTGGATTTCTAACCGATCGATTCTAA